A genomic stretch from Schistosoma haematobium chromosome 2, whole genome shotgun sequence includes:
- the DHS-24 gene encoding Riboflavin biosynthesis protein RibBA (EggNog:ENOG41KOG1208~COG:Q) yields MRWLTRRKTVLCNCLSPVGQHAVITGASSGIGRATAFELAKRNWKLTLGCRNMNAAIKVKEEITSLTGNHNISLRLLDLENPQTIKEFVQFLPLPVHVLINNAGAFPKILRPAIYYQDINVTLATNYVGHFFLTSLLLPYLRKSYHETSIYPRVIVVSSSLSKKGTFSTENLFQPYNTTSDLNSNKAYSDSKLACNLFSRELHQRYGSGDNKILDVYCLFTGGMVNTNLFRNTLIKYSPLTQRFIRGLMQLLLKSPSEGCQTIVHCAVSDQLLIHHNNYAQSILTETSGSGMLYNNCTPIDWPANSLDLHLASQLWDYTTDFLKLSVNNNA; encoded by the exons ATGCGGTGGTTAACTCGAAGAAAAACGGTACTTTGCAATTGTTTGTCCCCTGTCGGCCAACATGCAGTCATCACTGGTGCTAGTTCCGGTATTGGTCGCGCAACTGCATTTGAATTGGCCAAAAGGAATTGGAAACTTACGTTAGGTTGCAG AAATATGAACGCTGCCATTAAGGTTAAAGAAGAAATTACATCTCTTACTGGTAATCATAACATTTCTCTTAGACTTTTGGACTTGGAGAATCCACAAACGATTAAGGAGTTTGTACAATTTTTACCTTTACCTGTCCATGTTTTGATCAATAACGCCGGTGCGTTTCCTAAGATTCTTCGTCCTGCTATATATTACCAAGATATCAATGTTACTTTGGCTACTAATTATGTTGGACATTTTTTCCTGACTTCACTGCTTTTACCTTACCTTCGAAAATCATATCATGAAACATCTATTTATCCTCGTGTGATTGTTGTAAGCTCCTCTTTATCCAAAAAGGGAACGTTCTCGACAGAAAATTTGTTTCAACCGTACAATACTACATCAGATTTAAATTCCAATAAAGCTTATTCTGATTCTAAACTGGCTTGCAATTTATTTTCACGCGAACTTCATCAGAGGTATGGTTCAGGTGATAATAAAATACTTgatgtttattgtttatttaccgGAGGGATGGTAAATACTAATTTATTTCGAAATACTTTGATAAAatactcaccactcactcagcGTTTCATCCGTGGTTTAATGCAACTACTCTTGAAATCTCCTTCAGAGGGTTGCCAAACGATTGTTCATTGTGCAGTTAGTGATCAACTTCTTATACATCATAATAATTATGCTCAATCTATTTTAACTGAGACATCTGGTAGCGGTATGCTGTATAACAATTGTACACCTATTGATTGGCCTGCTAATTCACTCGATCTTCATCTAGCTAGTCAACTTTGGGATTATACAACAGATTTCTTAAAACTATCAGTCAATAATAATGCATAA